The sequence GGGACACGAATCGCGGAGATTCGAAAGCGTTCTAACTAACACGATCGAACGTGACAAACGACTGCTGAACCACAGGCAGCCACCGACATCAGACTTCACCAGACCATACAGATGACAGACGACACCGACATCCGACTCTGCCGAACCTTCCAGACCGCACCGGCCGCCGTTCCCAAAGACGACTCGGCGAAGTACCTCCGCTCGGGCCTCGAGGCCGAGGGCTTTCAGGCACCCGACTGGCTCGTCCCCGACATGGAAGACGGGACTGCCCCGGACATGAAAGACGAAGGGCTCGAGAACACGATCGAACTGGTCCCCCAGTCCGACTTCCCCGGTGAGATCTGGCCCCGCGTCGAGTGGAGCTACGAGGACGAGTCGTTCCGCGAGCGCGGTCGCGAGCAGATCGACCGCCTCGTCGGCGAGATCGGCGACGAGATCGACGGCGTCGTCATCCCCAAGGTCGGCCGCCTCGCCGACGTCAAACGCGCCGCCGAAGCGGTTGCCGAAGCCGAGGCCGAACACGGCCAGCCCGACGGCTCGATCGGCATGTCGATCATCGTCGAGACCGGTCGTGCGCGGTCTGACCTGCGTGACATCGCCAAATTCGGCGCGGACTCACGGCTCACCGCACTCGTCTTCGGTCCTGTCGACTACGCCGCCGAACTCGGCGCTCGCGACCTCGGTGACGGCCGCCCACGCTGGGACGGCCTGCTCGAGCGTCTCTCGAACGAGGCCAGCGCCGGTGACCTGCTCTCG is a genomic window of Natrarchaeobaculum aegyptiacum containing:
- the citE gene encoding L-malyl-CoA/beta-methylmalyl-CoA lyase, which produces MTDDTDIRLCRTFQTAPAAVPKDDSAKYLRSGLEAEGFQAPDWLVPDMEDGTAPDMKDEGLENTIELVPQSDFPGEIWPRVEWSYEDESFRERGREQIDRLVGEIGDEIDGVVIPKVGRLADVKRAAEAVAEAEAEHGQPDGSIGMSIIVETGRARSDLRDIAKFGADSRLTALVFGPVDYAAELGARDLGDGRPRWDGLLERLSNEASAGDLLSIGGPFDDLFKERAGLTYYNADAYADQVEHEAHLGLDGSWSLYPKQTIQANTVHMPTPEELERDVSKIERFNEAKREGTGAVTLDGQMVDEATFKVFRNTILQVRAIDETRPQQTEEYYDADLLERARDLELSYR